The window ATATTAATTATTTTCTTCATAATCAATACCTCCAACTCTATCAACCACCTTTTTATCCATTATCATAGCAACAATATATAACACTAATACCGGTGTTACTAATAACGAAGTACATGCTATACCCATACTCACTGAAATATTTGTAGCTATGATTCCTATAATTGGTCCACCTAAAATTTGACCTAAGGAATTTATTTGTCCATTTATAGAAAGTACAGTAGATCTGGCCTTGTCATCTATATGTCCATTAAGCCATGCACTAAATATAGGTTCATTTATAGTTCTAAAGGTACTTGTCGCTAAATAAGCTATTAGCATTAAGTTAAATCTTTTTGTAATAGCAAATATGAACATAAATGATATATAAAATATATTTATACATAATAACAGCTTTCCATTTTTATTCTTATCATCATCCTTAAGCTTCTTTTCCATAAAATGCATTACTATAGCACTCAATATCATTCCTGCAATTCCAAAAATTCCGAACCAAGTCACTGGTTTAAGGTTTCCAAGTTTAGGAAGCATAGTATCTTGTAAAAAATGCATATTAGAAAGTCTATCATAACCTTCACTGGATAATCCATAAAATAAAGTTACTGAAAGCAAAATTATAATTATAGGTTTATTTTTTATAAATTTAAGACCAGATTTAAAGGTATATCCCATCTTTTTAAAAGTATTTAAATCCTCTGGAGCAGATGATTTAAAATTATTTTCTGGCATATATAACCATAAAAATAATGCAAGAATTATAAATAAGACTCCACTAACTATAATAGGTAGTCTTACAGATAAATTAGCTATTACAGTGCTTAGTACTATTCCAATAACCGATCCTATCTGTCCTGCTTGTGCTCCCTTTATATAAATTTTATCCAAATCTTTATCTTTCTCTTCTTCCGCAATCCAAGCTTCAACAGATCCACTAATAAAAGTAGAACCTAATCCCCATACAATCTGTGCTACAAGTACGAAAACGAAACTAGAAATAGAACCTTCTAAAATAAATCCCACTCCTGTTAAAACTACACCAATAACAATAGATAGTTTACGACTGTACACATCTGCAACTATTCCTGTAGGAATTTCAAATATAAAGCATGCTACTTCTAAAGTAGTTCCAACAAGTATAAGCTGAAGTGGATTTAAATGCACCGTTTCAATGTGATACACTATCATAACTGTAGCTACTAGTGAAAAACACATTGCTGTAATAGCTGAAAATAATAAATAAGTTTTATATGCTGAAAGTTTATTAACCATTAATAATCACCATCCTAGTATTTTTAAAAAAATTTATTTGTTTTTCATAATCTTCATATTTAAATATATAAATCATCAAAATAATCTCCTTAAATAAAAAAAGTTGTAAGTGAACATAATTCACTTACAGCCTCATAATTATATAACCTAAATATAAACATGAAATATACAACTTTAATTTATATAACTTATGATTAAGCTATGCAAATTAAAGTCTTATATCATATCTATAAATATAGTAAAAATAGGCATAAAAATACCGTGTTTAGAACACAGTTTTCCTATTCTTCAAATAAAGATGTAATATGCTCATTATAATACTGATTATTTTTAGAGTACACAAATAGACATGGTAATATCAATATTATTAATCCTGAATTATTCATGATCATTCAAACAAAGCTGTGGGTAGACTAAATTTTAGCCTAAACCACAGCTTTTTATCGTTTTGATCTTAAATTTGGGTAAATTAATACTCCAGCTCCCTAAAAAAGGGTAGACTCCCCCCTTGGTGATGTGTTTCTCTAAAAAATATTTCGTTTTCAAAGAACGAATCCACTCACTTACTCTAACTGAATCAACTGGATCGTTTTTAAACAGTGATGAAAAATTTCTTTGTAGGGATAGTGACTACAGAGTTTGAACACGATTCTTCGTGATTGTTTCACTCGTTTTGCAGCGATTTTAATGAGTTTAGTGCGTAAGGTTTCAATCTGCATCTTAGAAAACTCATGAGGTAACGTTAATCGTCTGAATCCGTTGATGAGATTGTAGGCTAACACCACGAGTTGAATTCGGTTGACATTAGTCATCCAGTATTTATGACTCACTTTATCCATTCTAAATCCATTTTTACACTCTTTGATATAGTTTTCCATCGTCCCACGTTTAGCGTATAGGCTAACAACCATCTCTGGTCTTGTTTCCATGTTCGTCACTAAAAATAAATAATCGGGAATGAGTTCACCTGCTTTTCGTCTCACTTGAACAATGACACGTCTTGGGTGATTCCAACTCTTTGCCTGATAGTCAAACTCCCCATAGAATTGTTGAGAATATTGAAGCGAACACTCTTCGAAAAAAACATCCGTTACTTCTTTAGCTAAACGATAGAGAGTGGCATTTGCCTTTAAACGGATCACATAGTTTGTGTTTAACGTTTCGCATAACTTATAAAGTTCTTTATGAGCAAATCCACTATCTCCGCGAACGAGTCGATAGCTCGATGGAAACTCCTTTTGATAGCGTGATAATAAGGGACCAATAAAAGAAACGATATTCCTTGAAGTATAGACATTCCCCGCACGAAGCTCAACTTTTAAACAGTCTCCAGTCATTCCATCAAAAACCATGAGGGGATGAAACCCTTGGGCTTGATAATGAGCATTAAAGGCATTCCCATATTGATGACCATAGGTCTGAAAATGAGTGGAATCCACATCAAAAATAAAATGATTAGGAGCTTCGACTTGATAAAATTGCGAAAGGAGTTTTTGATTGATGAGTTCAAATTGCTTACTTGTTTCCTGCGTCAATCGATGAGTAAAACGAGATAAAGTTGGTTGAGAAGCTAACGAGGGCTTATCAAGCAAAGTTGTCAATAAAGGTTCAACTCGCAATTCATCCGCATCATCAGCGCAGTGGTAACCGGCAATCGTTTGAAAGATTTGTTGAAGACAAAGCTCATGATTCGTATGAGTTCGAATCGCTTGATCAGTTTCTAAATGAAAA of the Turicibacter sp. TJ11 genome contains:
- a CDS encoding IS1380 family transposase — its product is MIHQDQLHFNKKIKFNFKGGDLTSDAGLLLIQEFMHHVKFPELLKQHFHLETDQAIRTHTNHELCLQQIFQTIAGYHCADDADELRVEPLLTTLLDKPSLASQPTLSRFTHRLTQETSKQFELINQKLLSQFYQVEAPNHFIFDVDSTHFQTYGHQYGNAFNAHYQAQGFHPLMVFDGMTGDCLKVELRAGNVYTSRNIVSFIGPLLSRYQKEFPSSYRLVRGDSGFAHKELYKLCETLNTNYVIRLKANATLYRLAKEVTDVFFEECSLQYSQQFYGEFDYQAKSWNHPRRVIVQVRRKAGELIPDYLFLVTNMETRPEMVVSLYAKRGTMENYIKECKNGFRMDKVSHKYWMTNVNRIQLVVLAYNLINGFRRLTLPHEFSKMQIETLRTKLIKIAAKRVKQSRRIVFKLCSHYPYKEIFHHCLKTIQLIQLE
- the tetA(P) gene encoding tetracycline efflux MFS transporter TetA(P); translation: MVNKLSAYKTYLLFSAITAMCFSLVATVMIVYHIETVHLNPLQLILVGTTLEVACFIFEIPTGIVADVYSRKLSIVIGVVLTGVGFILEGSISSFVFVLVAQIVWGLGSTFISGSVEAWIAEEEKDKDLDKIYIKGAQAGQIGSVIGIVLSTVIANLSVRLPIIVSGVLFIILALFLWLYMPENNFKSSAPEDLNTFKKMGYTFKSGLKFIKNKPIIIILLSVTLFYGLSSEGYDRLSNMHFLQDTMLPKLGNLKPVTWFGIFGIAGMILSAIVMHFMEKKLKDDDKNKNGKLLLCINIFYISFMFIFAITKRFNLMLIAYLATSTFRTINEPIFSAWLNGHIDDKARSTVLSINGQINSLGQILGGPIIGIIATNISVSMGIACTSLLVTPVLVLYIVAMIMDKKVVDRVGGIDYEENN